One window of the Onychostoma macrolepis isolate SWU-2019 chromosome 21, ASM1243209v1, whole genome shotgun sequence genome contains the following:
- the nop56 gene encoding nucleolar protein 56 has translation MVLLHVLFEHAAGYALFAVKEVEEIGMLLPQVEQSVLNLGKFSSVIKLSAFFPFKSAQGALENINAVSEGVVHADLKLFLETNLPSGGKKKAVLGVSDAKLGAALQEELNLSIQTGGAVAEIIRGVRLHFHSLVKGLTAQAASKAQLGLGHSYSRAKVKFNVNRADNMIIQSIALLDQLDKDINTFSMRVREWYGYHFPELMKIVNDNSMYCKLAKLIGNRKELTEEMLEAIEEITMDSGKAQAILDASRSSMGMDISPIDLINIESFSSRVVSLTQYRQELQEYLRSKMGQVAPNLAALIGDVVGARLISHAGSLTNLAKYPASTVQILGAEKALFRALKTRGNTPKYGLIFHSTFIGRAAAKNKGRISRYLANKCTIASRIDCFSEVPTSVFGDKLRDQVEERLAFYETGDAPRKNLDVMKEAVAQASEVAAEIKRKLEKKEKKKRKREKRKLEALSTAEGDEEKANGEAEENGDAIKKKKKQAAEEEAEDEEVLTNGVDEATPSKKKKKRKIDAVEAEADVTQVEKKKKKKRKKAEEDE, from the exons Atg gTGCTTTTACACGTGTTGTTCGAGCATGCAGCTGGATATGCTTTATTCGCTGTTAAAGAAGTGGAAGAGATTGGAATGCTTTTACCTCAG GTGGAGCAAAGTGTCCTAAACCTTGGCAAATTCAGTAGCGTGATCAAACTGAGTGCGTTCTTCCCCTTTAAATCCGCCCAGGGTGCACTGGAAAACATCAATGCCGTCTCAGAAG GAGTTGTCCATGCGGATCTCAAGTTGTTCTTGGAGACCAACCTTCCGTCCGGAGGTAAAAAGAAGGCAGTTTTGGGGGTTTCAGATGCTAAACTTGGTGCGGCGCTTCAAGAAGAGCTCAATCTGTCCATTCAGACTGGAGGCGCCGTAGCTGAAATCATAAGAG GTGTGCGTCTGCACTTCCATTCCCTGGTCAAGGGACTCACCGCTCAGGCTGCGTCCAAAGCACAGCTGGGTTTGGGTCACAGCTACTCCAGAGCCAAAGTCAAGTTCAATGTCAACAGAGCAGACAACATGATCATCCAGTCCATCGCCCTCCTCGATCAGCTGGACAAAGATATCAACACGTTCTCCATGCGTGTGCG TGAATGGTACGGCTACCACTTCCCAGAACTGATGAAGATAGTGAACGATAACAGTATGTACTGTAAGCTGGCCAAGCTGATCGGGAACAGGAAGGAACTGACTGAGGAGATGTTGGAAGCTATAGAGGAGATCACAATGGACAGTGGCAAAGCTCAGGCCATCCTCGATGCATCCCGAAGCTCTATGG gtatggATATCTCTCCCATTGACTTGATCAACATTGAGAGTTTCTCCAGTCGTGTAGTGTCCCTCACGCAGTACAGACAGGAATTGCAAGAGTATTTGCGGTCTAAAATGGGCCAGGTGGCGCCAAATCTTGCGGCTCTCATTGGTGACGTG GTTGGTGCTCGTCTCATCTCTCACGCCGGCAGTCTTACGAACCTAGCCAAATATCCGGCTTCCACCGTGCAGATTCTGGGGGCAGAGAAGGCCCTGTTCAG GGCGCTGAAGACCAGAGGAAACACGCCAAAGTACGGTCTCATCTTCCATTCAACGTTCATCGGGCGTGCAGCTGCCAAGAACAAGGGTCGTATCTCTCGTTACCTGGCCAACAAATGTACCATCGCATCACGCATTGACTGCTTTTCTG AGGTTCCCACCAGTGTGTTCGGTGACAAGCTGCGTGACCAGGTCGAAGAACGTCTGGCATTTTATGAGACGGGAGACGCACCACGTAAGAACCTTGACGTCATGAAAGAAGCTGTTGCacag GCTAGTGAGGTAGCTGCTGAAATCAAGCGCAAGCTcgagaagaaagaaaagaagaaaaggaaGCGTGAGAAGAGGAAACTAGAAGCGCTTTCCACAGCTGAAGGAGATGAGGAAAAAGCCAACGGCGAGGCTGAG GAAAACGGAGACGctataaagaaaaagaaaaagcaggCAGCTGAGGAGGAAGCGGAGGACGAGGAGGTCTTGACGAATGGTGTTGATGAGGCTACGCCTtccaagaagaaaaagaagaggaAGATTGACGCTGTGGAGGCGGAGGCTGATGTGacacaggtggagaagaaaaagaaaaaaaagagaaagaaggcTGAGGAGGATGAATAA